In a genomic window of Chrysemys picta bellii isolate R12L10 chromosome 1, ASM1138683v2, whole genome shotgun sequence:
- the LOC135973457 gene encoding protein NYNRIN-like produces MDPVRIKTIQNCPLPNTKKQLRGFLGLIGFCRPWLPSCGELSKPLHRLTANLAPDPLQWSPDTIQAFQLLKDSVASSMSLRPPNYSKPFHLFVHERGGIASGVLTQLSGPHHFPLAFYSQQIDPVAQGTPSCTRTLAAAALLITKTKSLTLGHFTTVWTFHALSALLRRGTTQVFSAHRQQQLEAELLEDTNLIFERCGPLNPATLLPDLPVLQDQHDCVEVVYSILQIRDNLFDVPLDNPDCILFSDGSSFYVDGKRFTGYAVTSEWDTQEAASLPGNWGAQAAELYALARACQLAAGKTVTIFTDSKYAFGVVHCHIHLWKFRGFQTAAGKPIQHLPLIHKLLDALQEPSVLAVVHCRAHTKDDSPVTRGNALADASAKTAAVLPLAMTTLAIAASSFTPPHPVPVPAAELQSWESLGATLVKGTWLMPDGRACLPRSTYPVAVRWHHDKGGHYGTHALVDTIARFWYAPGIQPYCLSIVKACSTCQHNGPAPPLNKIKGGRPPPAAPFQHLQIDFADMPKAFGKKHLLVLVCPLTSWVEAFPTANCTAATVAKILLRDIVPRFGIPLVLDSDCGPHFTGHVLGRLEQGLGISHSFHTPYHPQSSGKVERMNRELKFTLAKYCQETGLKWPQVLPWVLFHLRTRPTRVLGLSPFELLYGHPPFKGGALPCADVSLLGGII; encoded by the coding sequence atggacccagtccgcataaagactatccaaaactgccctctgccaaacaccaagaaacaacttcgaggtttcttaggattaattggcttctgtcgcccctggttgccgtcctgcggggagttaagcaaaccgctccaccgactcactgctaaccttgctcctgaccctttgcagtggtccccggacacaatccaagcctttcagttactcaaggacagtgtggcctcctccatgtctctccgcccccccaattacagcaaaccctttcacctttttgtccacgagaggggcggaattgctagtggcgtccttacccagctgagcgggccccaccatttcccgcttgctttttactctcagcagatcgaccctgtcgctcagggaaccccatcctgcacccggactctggcagcagctgccctgctgatcacaaagacaaagagcctgaccctgggtcattttaccacggtcTGGACCtttcatgccttgtcagcccttctgcgtaggggcacaacccaagtcttttcggcccatcgtcaACAACAGCTAGAGGCtgaactcttagaagacactaacctaatttttgaaaggtgtgggccccttaatccagctaccttgcttcctgacctgccagtcctccaggatcagcacgactgtgtggaagtagtttatagcatcttacagataagggacaacctgtttgacgtgccactggacaaccctgattgcatcctcttctcggacggaagctccttctatgttgatggcaagcgtttcaccggttatgcagtcacctctgaatgggacactcaagaggccgcctcactaccaggcaactggggagcccaagccgccgaactctatgccctggcccgagcttgccagttggccgctggtaagaccgttaccatttttactgatagcaagtatgcttttggagttgtgcactGTCACATCCAtctctggaagtttcgaggtttccagacagctgccggtaaacccattcagcacctccccctcatccacaagcttttggacgcccttcaagaaccctcggtcctggctgtagttcactgccgagcccatactaaagatgatagccccgtcacccgtgggaatgccctggctgacgcctctgccaagacggctgccgtcttacccttagccatgaccacgttggctattgcagcctcctcctttactccaccgcaccccgtaccagtacccgctgctgaactacagtcgtgggagagcctcggagccactctggtcaaagggacctggcttatgccggatggccgagcctgcctccctcgctccacataccccgtggcagttcgctggcaccatgataaggggggtcactacggcacgcacgcccttgtggacaccatcgctcgcttttggtatgctccaggcattcaaccctactgcctgtcaatagtgaaagcatgcagcacatgtcagcataatggacctgctccgcctcttaacaaaattaagggtggaagacctccgcctgctgctccatttcaacatcttcaaattgactttgcagatatgccaaaggcttttgggaaaaagcacctccttgttttggtttgccctctgacttcctgggtcgaagcttttcctactgctaattgtactgctgccacagtggcgaagattctccttagagacattgtaccccgttttggcatccctctcgtgcttgactcagattgcggacctcactttactggtcatgtccttggccgtttagaacaaggactgggcatttcacactcctttcatacaccctaccacccccagtctagcgggaaagttgagcgtatgaatagggagcttaagtttacattggctaaatactgtcaggaaacagggttaaagtggcctcaggtacttccctgggtcctgtttcaccttcgtactcgcccaacccgtgtattgggattatccccctttgaactgctctatggacacccccctttcaaaggcggggcgctaccatgtgctgatgtttcactattgggagggatcatatga